The Streptomyces liliiviolaceus sequence GTGCCCGTCGGCGCCGTCGTGCTCGGCGGAGTACGCGAGCCACGGTGCCTGCTGCCCCATCAGGCCGGGGCCCTCCGCGTCGGGGCCGATGATCCGCCCGTCCCGGAAGCCGCGGGGACCGCGCCAGAACAGACCGGTGTAGCCGGCCATCTCCCGCCCGGCCGTCGTGGGACTGCCGAACCGCAGGGGTTCGTCCCGGCGGTTGGTGACGGAGGTCGTCCAGGTCAGCGCCCACGAGCCGGACGCCGGGTCCACGTCGTGCACCTCGATGCGGCGCTCCTCCTCCGCCCAGAGCGAGCCGTCGTACGGATGCCAGGTGAGCCGCTCGGCGATGACGGCGCCGCCGGAACCGGTGCTGTCCGCCTCGACCCGGTCGAAGGTGACGTGCGCCATCGACCCGACGCGCTCGGGGAGTTCGAGATACCCCTCCCCGTGAACGTATGTGTTGCCGCCCCACAGGTTCGCCCCCGACAGATGCGAGGCGGTCATCTGCAGGCCCTTGTGCCAGCGGTGGTCGTTGGGCCGGTAGTCCGTGACAACGTTGCCCGCGAGTGTCCTGAGCGGATGCAGATACGGCTTCGGGGCCTCCCAGGGCGCCTCCGGACCGTACACATAGCTGAACAGGTCCACGCCGGAGGTGGGTTCGGTGACCGTGATGCGGTCGCCGTGGGCGTGGACGACGCGCAGGCCGCCTCGTGCGGTCATGCCGATGCCTCCTCGTGCGTGGCGTGCGCGGCAGGTGTCGCGGGTGTCGCGGGATCCCAGCCGGGCGCGCCCCCGTGCAGGGCCGTGTAGTAGGGGTCGCCGGGGCCGATCTCGCCGGCGCGGACGGTCGCGTCCGTGAACGCCGACTTGTAGAGCGCGGTGATCAGTTCGAGGCTGGTCCGCCCGTCGGCGCCGCTGCTGCGCGGACGCTCCCCCGCGCGCATGCTCGCGACGAGGTCGCACAGCTGGGCCAGGTGCGAACTGGGCACGTCCGCGCCAAAGTCCTGCCAGGCCGCCACGTCCTCGGCGGGCGCGTCCGGCGCCGGGGTGATCCGCCAGTTGTCGTTGCTGTGCCCGTAGAGGTGGGTCAGCTCGACCGTCGCGCGCTCGCAGTCGATCCGGATGCGGCTGACTTCGTCCGGGCTGAGGACGCTGTTCACCACGGTTGCGAGCGCACCGCTCTCGAAGCGCACGAGGGCGGTGGAGACGTCCTCCGTCTGCACGTCGTGCACCAGGCGTCCGGCCATGGCCCGCACCTCGCTCCACGGTCCGAGCAGGTCCAGCAGGAGGTCCATCTGGTGGATGCCGTGGCCCATGGCGGGGCCGCCGCCCTCGGTCTCCCACTTTCCGCGCCAGGGCACGGCGTAGTAGGCGGCGTCGCGGTACCAGGTGGTCTGGCAGTGGGCCACGAGAGGCCGTCCCATGGCCCGGTCGGCGATCAGACGGCGTACGTGCCGCGCGCCGGAGCCGAAGCGGTGCTGGAAGACGATGGAGGCGTAGGGGCCGCCGTCGGTGCCCTCCTGGGCCTCCACGGCGTCGAAGTCGGCGAGGGTCGGCACCGGCGGTTTCTCGCACCACACCCAGGCACCGGCGCGCAGCGCGGCGACGGTCTGCTCGCGGTGCAGGGTCGGCGGGGTGCAGATGGAGACGAGGTCCGGGCGCTGTTCCGCCAGCATCCGGTCGAGATCGGTGTAGCCGTGCGGGACACCGCCGTCGGCGCAGAAGCGCTTGACCGCGGCGGCGTCGATGTCGACCGCGGCGACGATCTCCACCTCGCCCTCGGCGGCGAGGGCGGCGAGCGCGGGCAGATGGCTGCCGGAGGCGATGGCCCCGGTGCCGATGACGGCGGCCCTGATGCGGCGGCCGTCGAGCGGGACCGCGGACCGCCGCTCGTGCGGGGCGCCGCGGTGCTCCGTGCTCTCGTGTGCGATGTCCTCGTGCTCGATGCTCTCGTGCTCGGTGTGCTCGTGCTCGGTGTGCTCGGTCGTCTTGCTGGTGGTGGCGTCGCGGGCAGTACGCATGGACGGGATCAGCACTCCATCGGACGTGACAGCGGATCTGGCGGACGCCTGCCCGTCACGGCGGCCATGGGGCGGCCCCGCGACAGCAAGCGCTTTCACTCCTCGCGGAAACGTAAGCGGCTCATCGTCGCGGGTCAACACCCCCGCCACCTCGTACGACCGTCTCCGGGGAGGCCCTGTCGTCACGCTGTCACTTGGGGGCGCTACGCTGCCCCGAAGACGCGCCTGATCACCGCAGACCACAACAGGGCACGTCCGTCCGCCCATTCGCTGCGCTCCCGCCATCAGCACTTGGATCACGTAACTTCATGTCTTGGTTTGAATCCCTCATCCTCGGGCTCGTCCAGGGGCTGACCGAGTTCCTGCCCATCTCCTCCAGCGCGCACCTGCGGCTCACCGCGGCGTTCGCCGGCTGGGAGGACCCGGGAGCGGCCTTCACGGCGATCACGCAGATCGGCACGGAGATCGCGGTGCTGATCTACTTCCGCAAGGACATCGCGCGGATCATCTCGGCCTGGTCCCGCTCGCTCGTGAACAAGTCGATGCGCAGCGACCACGACGCCCAGATGGGCTGGCTGGTGATCGTCGGCTCGATCCCGATCGGCGTGCTGGGCCTCACCCTCAAGGACCAGATCGAGGGGCCGTTCCGCGATCTGCGCGTCACCGCGACCATGCTGATCGTGATGGGCGTCATCCTGGGCGTCGCCGACCGGCTCGCGGCACGCGACGAGACCGGCGGGAAGCACCGGGCCGCGGTCGAGCGCAAGTCGCTCAAGGACCTGAGCGTGAAGGACGGCCTGATCTACGGCTTCTGCCAGGCGATGGCCCTCGTCCCGGGCGTGTCCCGCTCCGGCGCCACCATCAGCGGCGGCCTCCTCATGGGCTACACCCGTGAGGCCGCGGCCCGTTACTCGTTCCTGCTGGCCGTCCCGGCGGTGCTCGCGTCCGGCGCGTTCGAGCTGAAGGACGCCAGCGAGGGCGGCCATGTCTCGTGGGGCCCCACGATCTTCGCGACGGTCATCGCCTTCGTGGTGGGTTACGCGGTCATCGCGTGGTTCATGAAGTTCATCACGACGAAGAGCTTCATGCCGTTCGTCTACTACCGCGTCCTGCTCGGCATCGTGATCATCGTGCTGGTCGCCACCGGCGCACTGAGCCCGCACGCGGCGGAGTCGTCGGGCTGACGCCCACGGCCGCGCGCAGAGGCACGACAGAGGTACAGACGTACAGAGGTATCGATTCGCAGGTTTCGCACAGAACGAAGCCGCCCGCATGGTTCCCCCGTGGCGGGCGGCTTCGTGCTCGGTGTCCGGAGATCGGACTCGGCGGCGGCGACGTAAGTGTCCTGGGCCGCTGGACGACACCGGCGCGAGCCGGTGACGGGATTCGAACCCGCGTTTCTCTCTTGAGAGGAGAAGTAGCCGCTGCCTTCGCACCCGGACGTGTACGACGGTAGCGGGTACGGCTCTGGCGGGCACCCGAATAAATTCCGGGCGGCCGGCACTCCCCGGTCACTCGGTCGGGAAGGCCTCGGCCCAGGGTTCGCGTTCGATCCGCAGCCCGTTGAGCACGTACGCGATGGTGCGGTACCAGCCCGCCAGGACGAGGAACTCCAGGGCTTCCTGTTCCCCGAGGTGGTCGCGGAGCGCGGTCCAGGCCTCGTCGGTGAGGCGGGCCGTGTCGTGGAGCTGGTCGACGGCCGCCAGGAGCGCGCTCTGACGGGGCGTCCAGACCGGATCGTCCGGGGCGCCGGTCACCGTCAGGGGGATCTGCTCCGGAGTCAGGTCCGCGGCCTCGGCGTACGCCACCACGTGGGCGCCCCACTCGTAGGCGCAGTCGCAGCGTGCCGCCACCCGGAAGATGACCAGTTCGCGGTCGGCGTCGGGGAGCAGGCCGTGGACGAGCAGGCTCGCGCCGAGTTCCCGCATGCGGGAGGCGAGGTCGGGGTGGCGTTCCAGGACCTTGAAGAGCATCAGGGGTTCCTGGGTGACGCCCGGTGGCATCCAGCGGCGTAAGGCGCGTTCGGACTCGGGATCGTAGGGCGGCGTGATGCCGTCGATGCGTTGCTTCATGCCTGCCGACTCTTGCGCTTCTGTTTTAGAAGCGCAAGAGTCGGAACGCACAGGACGGCACGGCGAGTTGTTGGTTCGGTGAGTTGTCGGTTCGATGAGTCGACTTGTCGGTCCGGTGGGTCGACCGGCTCGGGGAGGAGAGGGTTTGGGCACGACACCCCGTCCCGGGCGGCCGGTGCGCGGTTCGGAGACCGGTCGTCCCGTGATGGCCGCGCTGGACCTGCTCGGCCGGCGCTGGACGCTCCGGGTGGTCTGGGAGCTCCACCGGGGCGGTGCGCCGGTCGGTTTCCGCGATCTGCAGCGGCGCTGCGACGCGATGTCCTCCAGCGTGCTGTCGGCCCGGCTCGCCGAACTCCGCGAGGCGGGGATCGCCACCCCCACGGACGGGGCGTCCTGGCGCCTCACCCCGCTGGGCGACGACCTGGTGACGGCTATGGGCCCTCTGCTCAACTGGTCCCGCACGTGGGCGGAGCGACGGTGAGAGGCGTCCGACCTCCCGTTTCCCAACTCGGTGACGCTTAAACGTTTATGGCGTGACCAACCACATACGTCATGGGTAGTCATCTGGTAGCGGTCCGTCAGTCCTTGGCCTTACGCTGATGCGCATGTCCACCAATTCTCCGACCCCTGGTTCCGTGCGGTCAGCGGCCGCACTGAATGAGCAGATCCGAGCGTTATGGATACGCTCGGGCGGTTATCTCTCGGCCCAGGAGCGCATCGAGTACGAGCTGCTGGTCGTGCAGTGGGCCGCTGCGGTACAGGAAGAAATAGTCGAAGCGGCGTGAACTCCGGGGCGCGCGGCGCCCGTTGAGCCGCTCCCGCGTGACGCCCGGACATGACGCTGACGCCCGGGCGTCACGCCACAGGCGCCGGTGGCGCCACCCCCGTACCGCCGATCGCGGCGAGTGCGTGGGCGCGGAAGGTGCGTGGTTCGCGGCCGGTGAGGCGGCGGACCGTGTCCGTGGTGCGGTCCTCGGCACCCTCCGCGTTCGCCCGGTCCATGCCGGCGAGCATCGCGGCGTACTCCAGCGGCATCGAGGCGGCCAGACGGTCCCTCATCCCCTCGTACGTCAGCGGTCGGTGAGCGACCGTTCGCCCGGTCACCTCGGTGAGGACGGTCGCGACCTCGGTGTGACTCAGCGCCTGCGGACCGGTGATGACCAGATCGGTGCCGGGGGCCCGCACATCGGTCAGCGCGTGCACGGCGACGGCCGCGATGTCGTCGGCGTCGACGAAGGCCACCCGCCCCTCGCCCGCCGCGGTCACGATGACCCCCTCTTCGCGGACGCTCCGCGCATGCATGTGATCGCCCGTGAAGTTCTGCATGAACCAGGAAGGCCGCAGCACCGCCCACTCGTCGAACAGACCGGGCAGAGCCTGGTGCACCTGCCCGACGGCCGGGCCGCCCTCGGGAATCGCGGAGGAGCCGAGGAGCACCGCCCGGCGCACTCCGGACGCGCGCGCCTGCCGCAGGAAGGGCAGCATGACGTCGGCAGGGGTGGCGGAGTCCAGGGGCGCGACCAGGTACACACGGTCCGCGCCGTCCAGCGCCCCTGCGTACGTCGCCGGGTCGTACCAGTCGAAGCGCACGGCCTCGGCGCCGTCGACCGGAGTGGCCCGGCGCCCGGCCGCCTTGACCCGGCGACCCTCCCCCGCGAGGCGGGAGACCACGCGGCCGCCGGTCGTGCCGGTGGCCCCGAGGACGAGGACGCTTCCGGGTGGGGTGGCCGCGCTCATCGGTCGCCCCGCGTGAAGTCGGTCGCGCCACCCGGGGAGACGGCCAGGGGGTTCCAGTAGTCGCGGTAGTGCGTGATGAGTCCGTCGGCGACCGTCACCACGGCGATGTAGGTCATGTCGAACGGCTTCCCGGTCTCCACCACCCGCCCGACCCCGCGCATCTCCACCACGATCGTCCCGGAGTCGCCGGTCTCGTGGATCTTCACGTCGGGGAAGTCGTGCAGGTCGATGTGGTCGGGATAGTGACGCATGTAGTCGGCGACGGCGGCCTTGCCCTCCAGCCGCTCCGGCCACCCGTCGGGCGCGAAGGGGAACTCAAGGACACCCCGGTCGTCCCAGAGACCGACCCAGGCCGCGATGTCCTTGTCGATCAGCATCCGCAGGCCCCGGCGGAACAGGTCCGACGGTCGCGCGACCGCAGCCGCGCCCGTGCTCGTGCTCGTGCTCGTGCCGGTGCTCGTGCTCGTGCTCGTGGTCATGGGGTTTCCTCCGATACGATGCGGACCAGCGGTCCGCTTGAATTCGACTATACGGACCCGCGGTCCGCTTAAGCAACCCGTCCGTGGCTCCCACGCGCCCCACGGCCCCCGGAGGAACCCGTGCCCGAACGCAAGCCCCGTGCGGACGCCGTACGCAACAGGGAATCCGT is a genomic window containing:
- a CDS encoding NmrA family NAD(P)-binding protein, yielding MSAATPPGSVLVLGATGTTGGRVVSRLAGEGRRVKAAGRRATPVDGAEAVRFDWYDPATYAGALDGADRVYLVAPLDSATPADVMLPFLRQARASGVRRAVLLGSSAIPEGGPAVGQVHQALPGLFDEWAVLRPSWFMQNFTGDHMHARSVREEGVIVTAAGEGRVAFVDADDIAAVAVHALTDVRAPGTDLVITGPQALSHTEVATVLTEVTGRTVAHRPLTYEGMRDRLAASMPLEYAAMLAGMDRANAEGAEDRTTDTVRRLTGREPRTFRAHALAAIGGTGVAPPAPVA
- a CDS encoding winged helix-turn-helix transcriptional regulator — its product is MAALDLLGRRWTLRVVWELHRGGAPVGFRDLQRRCDAMSSSVLSARLAELREAGIATPTDGASWRLTPLGDDLVTAMGPLLNWSRTWAERR
- a CDS encoding DUF6807 domain-containing protein, with the protein product MTARGGLRVVHAHGDRITVTEPTSGVDLFSYVYGPEAPWEAPKPYLHPLRTLAGNVVTDYRPNDHRWHKGLQMTASHLSGANLWGGNTYVHGEGYLELPERVGSMAHVTFDRVEADSTGSGGAVIAERLTWHPYDGSLWAEEERRIEVHDVDPASGSWALTWTTSVTNRRDEPLRFGSPTTAGREMAGYTGLFWRGPRGFRDGRIIGPDAEGPGLMGQQAPWLAYSAEHDGADGHATLVFAHAPENDHTGEGGAHPAHWFVRNEPFAAVAPSFAFFDELELAPGDTLTRRYRVVVADGVREREEIAKYLAEHPW
- a CDS encoding Gfo/Idh/MocA family protein — encoded protein: MRTARDATTSKTTEHTEHEHTEHESIEHEDIAHESTEHRGAPHERRSAVPLDGRRIRAAVIGTGAIASGSHLPALAALAAEGEVEIVAAVDIDAAAVKRFCADGGVPHGYTDLDRMLAEQRPDLVSICTPPTLHREQTVAALRAGAWVWCEKPPVPTLADFDAVEAQEGTDGGPYASIVFQHRFGSGARHVRRLIADRAMGRPLVAHCQTTWYRDAAYYAVPWRGKWETEGGGPAMGHGIHQMDLLLDLLGPWSEVRAMAGRLVHDVQTEDVSTALVRFESGALATVVNSVLSPDEVSRIRIDCERATVELTHLYGHSNDNWRITPAPDAPAEDVAAWQDFGADVPSSHLAQLCDLVASMRAGERPRSSGADGRTSLELITALYKSAFTDATVRAGEIGPGDPYYTALHGGAPGWDPATPATPAAHATHEEASA
- a CDS encoding undecaprenyl-diphosphate phosphatase — protein: MSWFESLILGLVQGLTEFLPISSSAHLRLTAAFAGWEDPGAAFTAITQIGTEIAVLIYFRKDIARIISAWSRSLVNKSMRSDHDAQMGWLVIVGSIPIGVLGLTLKDQIEGPFRDLRVTATMLIVMGVILGVADRLAARDETGGKHRAAVERKSLKDLSVKDGLIYGFCQAMALVPGVSRSGATISGGLLMGYTREAAARYSFLLAVPAVLASGAFELKDASEGGHVSWGPTIFATVIAFVVGYAVIAWFMKFITTKSFMPFVYYRVLLGIVIIVLVATGALSPHAAESSG
- a CDS encoding nuclear transport factor 2 family protein, which produces MLIDKDIAAWVGLWDDRGVLEFPFAPDGWPERLEGKAAVADYMRHYPDHIDLHDFPDVKIHETGDSGTIVVEMRGVGRVVETGKPFDMTYIAVVTVADGLITHYRDYWNPLAVSPGGATDFTRGDR
- a CDS encoding carboxymuconolactone decarboxylase family protein, giving the protein MKQRIDGITPPYDPESERALRRWMPPGVTQEPLMLFKVLERHPDLASRMRELGASLLVHGLLPDADRELVIFRVAARCDCAYEWGAHVVAYAEAADLTPEQIPLTVTGAPDDPVWTPRQSALLAAVDQLHDTARLTDEAWTALRDHLGEQEALEFLVLAGWYRTIAYVLNGLRIEREPWAEAFPTE